Proteins from a single region of Candidatus Zixiibacteriota bacterium:
- a CDS encoding DUF6141 family protein, protein MNLNNEQSLIYREVQHMRQWWLWILIIAAVAIAWWVFIVQIIKGTPFGSKPAPDVVVWIIAMLIGMALPLLFLMLKMVTEVRKDRIRIRYSPLYTRIVAAGEIKTYGAVKYRPIRDYGGWGIKWAGSRGMAYNVSGNEGVQLELTNGKKLMIGSQKAEELAAAIRQVLGR, encoded by the coding sequence ATGAATCTCAATAATGAACAGAGCCTTATTTATCGCGAGGTGCAACATATGCGCCAGTGGTGGTTATGGATCCTTATCATTGCCGCGGTTGCAATCGCCTGGTGGGTTTTTATAGTGCAGATAATAAAGGGAACGCCATTCGGGAGCAAACCGGCTCCGGATGTGGTGGTCTGGATAATCGCCATGCTGATAGGGATGGCGTTGCCGCTATTATTCCTAATGCTGAAGATGGTTACCGAAGTGCGGAAAGATCGAATCAGGATTCGTTACTCTCCTCTTTATACTCGGATAGTTGCCGCCGGTGAGATTAAGACCTATGGGGCCGTCAAATACCGACCGATTCGTGATTATGGGGGTTGGGGAATCAAATGGGCGGGAAGCAGGGGAATGGCCTATAATGTCTCCGGGAATGAAGGAGTGCAACTGGAATTGACCAACGGCAAAAAACTGATGATAGGTTCTCAGAAGGCAGAAGAGCTGGCTGCGGCAATCAGGCAGGTGCTGGGGCGATAA
- a CDS encoding GNAT family N-acetyltransferase: MNDSAIRIKDLKFHPLEEKRWKDFETLMGERGGCGGCWCMSWRVQPKEFARQKGAGNKKSMHRLVKDKEPIGIIAYLKDEPIGWCAVAPREKFVRLENSRVLKPVDEQPVWSVTCFFIAKPYRRQGVSTELLKGVIDYCRKKKAKIIEGYPSVPYSKSIPAAFAWTGIPSAFIKAGFKVAARRSKTRPIMRYYL, translated from the coding sequence ATGAATGATAGTGCGATAAGGATAAAAGATCTCAAATTCCATCCTCTTGAGGAAAAGCGGTGGAAAGATTTCGAGACGCTTATGGGTGAACGGGGTGGATGCGGCGGTTGCTGGTGCATGAGTTGGCGAGTTCAGCCGAAAGAGTTTGCCCGTCAAAAGGGAGCCGGCAATAAGAAAAGCATGCATCGGCTGGTGAAAGATAAAGAACCGATTGGAATTATCGCCTATTTGAAAGACGAACCGATCGGCTGGTGCGCGGTGGCGCCGAGGGAGAAATTTGTCCGTTTGGAAAACTCGCGGGTGCTGAAGCCGGTCGATGAGCAACCGGTCTGGTCGGTAACCTGTTTCTTTATCGCCAAACCGTACCGACGACAGGGAGTATCGACGGAGCTTCTCAAAGGTGTTATCGACTATTGCCGGAAGAAGAAGGCGAAGATAATTGAGGGGTATCCGTCCGTGCCGTACAGCAAGAGCATCCCGGCCGCTTTCGCCTGGACCGGAATACCCTCGGCTTTCATAAAGGCAGGTTTCAAAGTGGCCGCCAGACGGTCGAAAACGCGGCCGATTATGCGGTATTATCTTTAG
- a CDS encoding class I SAM-dependent methyltransferase, whose translation MAAYYSEKLAAERLLRVYEIAPPSVQQYLQAEMDFVTKYISHDDIVLELGCGYGRVIPALAEKAKSVYGIDTSIQSLQLGQKMLQDVSNCHLLNMDAVKLSFPDNIINVVVCIQNGISAFHVNQQDLVAESIRVTKPGGKALFSTYSDKFWDDRLEWFKRQADEGLVGEIDFEKTGNGVIVCKDGFRATTVSSDDFRKLVSGFNVNMEIVEVDESSLFCVIRKQ comes from the coding sequence ATGGCCGCGTATTATAGCGAAAAACTAGCTGCGGAAAGGCTACTACGGGTATATGAAATTGCCCCGCCAAGTGTGCAACAGTATCTTCAGGCGGAAATGGATTTTGTTACGAAATATATCAGCCACGACGACATCGTTCTTGAATTGGGATGCGGCTATGGGAGAGTAATCCCGGCGCTGGCGGAAAAAGCGAAATCCGTCTATGGAATTGATACCTCAATTCAGAGTCTTCAACTTGGCCAGAAAATGCTGCAGGATGTCAGCAATTGTCATCTGTTGAATATGGATGCGGTGAAACTATCTTTTCCTGACAATATTATCAATGTCGTCGTCTGTATCCAGAATGGGATTTCGGCGTTTCATGTGAACCAGCAAGATTTGGTAGCCGAGAGCATTCGAGTGACCAAACCGGGTGGAAAAGCGCTTTTTTCAACCTATTCGGATAAATTTTGGGATGACCGTCTGGAGTGGTTTAAAAGGCAGGCCGATGAGGGGCTGGTGGGAGAGATCGATTTTGAAAAGACAGGCAACGGGGTGATTGTCTGTAAAGATGGTTTCAGAGCGACAACCGTGAGTAGTGATGATTTTCGGAAATTGGTATCGGGTTTCAATGTGAATATGGAAATTGTCGAGGTAGATGAATCGAGTCTTTTCTGTGTAATAAGAAAACAATAG